A genome region from Microplitis demolitor isolate Queensland-Clemson2020A chromosome 1, iyMicDemo2.1a, whole genome shotgun sequence includes the following:
- the LOC103578011 gene encoding titin homolog, with amino-acid sequence MDLQNKNQSAIDDELKQTYEFLKDIEKDLLEEKNELIKILSKKPVETLSPSVSPEDIQIEQLKFVKALLSDEPVPDDRLRPVINSVDDFTSLESELLQEISELQKILDQTKSKFLAVKSSISSLVNEKNNLQKMKEVCSDAVENVDNVTSDKDIAKIKRLFQIVKADLARVVDIIYPEDNFHGLLRDLVNAYSKDGDEKYIEIGDVSLDCVQSLIEADIAMYHRNDKNKIRLVDLL; translated from the exons atg gATCTGCAGAATAAAAATCAAAGCGCAATAGATGATGAACTGAAACAAACGTACGagtttttaaaagatattgaAAAAGATCTCCTTGAAGAAAAGAATgaactaataaaaatactgtCAAAAAAACCAGTCGAAACACTTTCCCCCAGTGTTAGCCCGGAAGACATTCAAATCGAACAACTCAAGTTCGTAAAGGCGTTATTGAGTGACGAACCAGTTCCCGATGACAGATTACGACCTGTCATTAATTCAGTCGATGATTTTACTTCCCTTGAATCCGAATTATTGCAAGAAATTTCAGAGcttcagaaaattttagacCAAACTAAATCTAAGTTTTTAGCTGTGAAGAGCAGTATTAGTtc TTTGGtcaatgagaaaaataatttacaaaaaatgaaagagGTGTGTTCAGATGCTGTGGAAAATGTTGACAATGTAACGAGTGATAAAGATAtcgcaaaaataaaaagattatttCAAATTGTCAAAGCTGATTTG GCAAGAGttgttgatattatttatccaGAGGACAATTTTCATGGTTTACTTCgg gaTCTAGTCAATGCATATTCAAAAGATGGTGATGAAAAGTACATAGAAATCGGAGACGTATCTTTGGATTGTGTTCAATCGTTAATCGAAGCTGATATTGCGATGTACCATCGTAATGACAAGAATAAAATCCGTCTAGTGGATCTTCtctaa
- the LOC103578020 gene encoding Golgi SNAP receptor complex member 1 isoform X2, with protein sequence MAKNSDAGDWEDLRKQARHVENEIDAKLVAYSKLGINTGSNHASADTVPLLDEDHVFENMTSEIESLLAKLMIINDKMSEIPPNGAAMLHTMQRHKEILKDYKLEFNKIQNNFASRKDREDLLGSVRKEIDYKNASGLNRRDMYLKENQHINNSDRLLNDQISIAMETRDHLVSQRQTFKKIQTRFNDLSNRFPMVNSLVQRINIRKRRDSLILGVLVGFCTFLMLLYAFN encoded by the exons atgGCGAAAAATAGTGATGCTGGAGATTGGgaag actTACGTAAACAAGCACGACATGTAGAGAATGAAATCGATGCTAAATTGGTGGCTTACAGTAAATTAGGAATTAATACTGGGTCTAATCATGCTAGTGCTGACACAGTCCCGTTGCTGGATGAAGATCATGTCTTTGAAAACATGACATCAGAGATTGAATCACTTCTAGCCAAA CTCATGATAATCAATGACAAGATGAGTGAAATTCCACCTAATGGTGCAGCTATGCTTCATACGATGCAGAGACACaaagaaatattgaaagactacaaacttgaattcaataagattcaaaataatttcgcCAGTAGAAAAGATCGAGAAGATTTATTGGGAAGTGTCAGAAAAGAAATTGA CTACAAAAATGCTAGTGGTTTAAATCGCAGGGACATGtatttgaaagaaaatcaGCAcataaacaa CTCTGATCGATTATTAAATGATCAAATAAGTATCGCAATGGAGACTCGAGATCATTTAGTATCCCAACgacagacatttaaaaaaatccaaacacGATTTAATGATCTCAGTAATCGTTTTCCGATGGTCAATAGTCTCGTACAGAGGATAAATATACGCAAGAGACGTGATTCGTTGATCCTAGGTGTCCTCGTTGGATTCTGCACATTTTTAATGCTACTCTATGCtttcaattaa
- the LOC103578038 gene encoding serine/arginine repetitive matrix protein 2 has protein sequence MSDQDDALLDEDLGDEEYDLGNDEEEALLADDYEIDRQNNYKGEEETDDVLDLGVTDALDDLEGEDENVEYRNETVSHNQSHIYNDDSVNCHGTYYEQEEHVSYIEESIHDPSIQQNPSQIPLGDLREKLQKNNVNSQRIAGNGGGPGTEDDECEEARERRNRFQPERTIIPPKMNLKIPDSLENVVTMEHARPPAFRGRGRGRGVRGIRGGRFPTQGNYNPRFSGRNPYEDQNPQFRPPLIENRPPLFPTGLPMMNHQMINPQMYHPGHQQPPPPPRFQQYPQNHPPHGPPGGQHFPEPGVRPAFNQFQGMPGPRIPAPRMDYHPRPPGPRFNGPPNQLPYMQPQPPHYSGPRVPLEGPPLHHHEQMSANHVGIHQQRPMGPPQGPPMHPGHQMHLQERPNGMMPPSFPRAPGPAQGPPIPHHPGSQPRQNFENRPPFQEQSFDGRNVYEMKPSFNNPPGVNQFNSGPGPAGQQPATPVIPNVPLPPGHKILINPHFRGNPQPPLDAIGRPWDNSQSQTPSDSFGQSSNPAYQDSYNQPPVSQASQDYQKNYPQTKSDDPYAYFSDVWQENKTSKKSSISPLKSLGESNYSRDSNYRDYDNKYKSDSRDKYEEPRYRERTPPRSRDYSPKSRPHHSDSYSDHSRKPADSNRTQSRTPHKRTPEPTDKSREISPKRFKSTNRNSQDTESNNFVKNTREEDVDPEMREYRKKMEEQKRLREKLLQEKENRRKKAALEKIDETKDQKTTDNIQDIKDVSALAGVKKVSSENPGQVPVKRTRTAAGNTQATEGGEKTNVRIVRTVQATEKKSADKNVRETAENITDAQKKVLTQTNTRRIVIQKPTASVQRVVASIQKTDSGVKAVSAAQKTGTPKKAVSGLLKKTAAVQKPAAAVKKVTAVEKSQATSNKTSPQKAPHKAVAVAQSPVSNQRTIAGNIRKVIVSTATANAKKVTASSQNNQRIVLQPNSTKPTTVIIENLAASTTEARIRSMCQGIGTLESIIMGDSTATIVFKTHSAAMVFHNKFQRKMIDLSMINVRLVSKTSVSNKPTNTAVKK, from the exons ATGTCAGATCA AGATGACGCGTTGCTGGATGAAGATCTTGGAGATGAAGAGTACGACCTTGGAAATGATGAAGAAGAGGCACTACTTGCTGATGACTATGAAATTGATAGG CAGAATAACTATAAGGGAGAAGAGGAAACAGATGATGTACTGGACTTAGGAGTCACGGATGCGCTTGACGATTTAGAGGGCGAAGACGAAAATGTTGAGTATAGGAATGAGACTGTTAGCCATAATCagagtcatatatataatgatgatAGTGTCAATTGTCATGGCACGTACTATGAACAAGAGGAACACGTGAGCTACATTGAAGAGTCGATCCACGATCCAAGTATTCAACAAAACCCATCGCAGATACCATTGGGCGACTTGCGTGAAAAATTGCAGAAGAACAATGTGAATAGTCAACGTATCGCCGGCAATGGAGGAGGTCCGGGTACGGAGGATGATGAATGTGAAGAGGCGCGGGAACGAAGAAATCGGTTTCAACCGGAACGGACAATCATACCACCGAAGATGAATCTCAAGATACCGGATTCGTTGGAGAATGTCGTCACGATGGAGCACGCAAGACCTCCGGCTTTTCGCGGTCGAGGACGTGGTCGAGGTGTCCGAGGCATACGAGGAGGAAGATTTCCTACTCAAGGAAATTATAATCCGag atTTAGTGGTCGAAATCCATACGAGGATCAAAATCCACAATTTAGGCCACCGTTAATTGAAAATAGACCTCCTCTATTTCCGACTGGACTTCCGATGATGAATCATCAAATGATAAACCCTCAGATGTATCATCCAGGTCATCAAcaaccaccaccaccaccacgaTTCCAGCAGTATCCACAAAATCATCCTCCACATGGACCACCAGGAGGTCAGCATTTTCCCGAACCAGGAGTCCGACCAGcatttaatcagtttcaagGAATGCCGGGGCCAAGAATTCCAGCACCTAGGATGGATTATCATCCAAGACCACCAGGGCCTCGTTTCAATGGCCCACCAAACCAGTTACCGTACATGCAACCTCAACCGCCTCATTATTCAGGACCACGAGTGCCTCTAGAAGGTCCACCGCTGCATCATCATGAACAGATGTCAGCAAACCATGTGGGGATTCATCAACAACGTCCAATGGGGCCGCCACAGGGACCGCCAATGCACCCAGGACATCAGATGCATCTTCAAGAGCGTCCGAATGGTATGATGCCGCCTAGTTTTCCTCGAGCACCAGGTCCAGCTCAAGGCCCTCCGATTCCTCATCATCCGGGTTCGCAGCCTAGGCAAAATTTCGAGAATCGTCCGCCTTTTCAGGAACAATCATTCGACGGAAGGAATGTCTATGAAATGAAACCAAGCTTCAACAATCCCCCGGGTGTTAATCAGTTTAATTCTGGCCCGGGTCCAGCTGGACAACAGCCTGCAACCCCAGTTATACCCAACGTGCCTCTTCCACCGGgtcataaaattcttataaatccTCATTTTCGAGGAAATCCACAGCCACCTCTTgatg caaTAGGTAGGCCTTGGGATAATTCACAGTCTCAAACTCCCAGTGATTCATTTGGACAGTCATCAAATCCTGCATATCAGGATTCTTATAATCAGCCGCCAGTTAGTCAAGCGTCGCaagattatcaaaaaaattatccacaGACTAAAAGTGAT GATCCGTATGCTTACTTCTCAGATGTCTggcaagaaaataaaacatcTAAAAAAAGTAGTATTAGTCCATTAAAATCTCTTGGAGAAAGTAATTACTCACGGGATAGTAATTACAGAGACtatgacaataaatataaatctgaTAGTCGTGATAAATACGag GAACCAAGATATCGAGAACGTACTCCACCACGATCAAGAGATTATTCTCCAAAGTCTCGTCCTCATCACTCAGATTCATATAGTGATCATTCACGTAAACCAGCAGACTCCAATCGTACTCAAAGTCGAACACCTCACAAACGGACTCCTGAGCCAACTGATAAATCCAGAGAAATAAGTCCTAAACGTTTTAAATCCACGAACCGAAATTCTCAGGACACTgagtcaaataattttgtaaaaaacacgcgg gaAGAAGACGTGGATCCAGAAATGCGGGAATACCGTAAAAAAATGGAAGAGCAAAAACGTTTGAGAGAAAAATTGCTTCAGGAAAAAGAGAACAGACGTAAGAAAGCAGCTTTGGAAAAAATAGATGAGACTAAGGATCAAAAAACTAccg ATAATATACAAGACATTAAAGACGTATCAGCTCTAGCtggtgtaaaaaaagtttctagtGAAAATCCTGGTCAAGTACCAGTTAAAAGGACTCGCACTGCAGCTGGAAACACTCAGGCGACAGAG GGCGGAGAAAAAACAAACGTCCGAATTGTCCGGACAGTCCAagcaacagaaaaaaaatcagcagATAAAAATGTTAGAGAGACAGCTGAAAATATAACGGATGcgcaaaaaaaagtattgacgCAGACAAATACTAGGAGAATTGTCATCCAGAAACCAACGGCAAGTGTGCAGCGAGTTGTGGCATCAATACAAAAGACTGATTCCGGTGTGAAAGCAGTTTCTGCAGCTCAAAAAACAGGGACTCCCAAAAAAGCTGTTTCCGGTCTACTGAAAAAAACTGCCGCAGTTCAAAAACCTGCTGCGGCAGTCAAGAAAGTGACTGCAGTTGAAAAATCTCAAGCAACTTCCAATAAAACGTCACCACAAAAAGCTCCTCATAAAGCAGTAGCTGTCGCTCAAAGCCCTGTCAGCAATCAAAGAACAATTGCCGGCAATATTCGCAAAGTTATCGTGAGCACAGCCACTGCAAATGCTAAAAAGGTAACAGCTAGCTCGCAAAATAATCAGAGGATAGTCCTTCAACCAAACTCAACAAAGCCTACAAcagttattattgaaaatttagcTGCTAGTACCACTGAAGCACGAATTCGAAGTATGTGCCAAGGAATTGGAACACTAGAA AGTATAATAATGGGTGACAGTACTGCAACAATAGTCTTCAAGACTCACTCAGCAGCGATGGTATTCCACAACAAATTTCAGCGTAAAATGATTGATCTGTCGATGATTAACGTGCGACTAGTTTCGAAAACTAGTGTTAGTAATAAGCCAACCAATACTGCAGTTAAAAAATAG
- the LOC103578020 gene encoding Golgi SNAP receptor complex member 1 isoform X1 produces the protein MAKNSDAGDWEDLRKQARHVENEIDAKLVAYSKLGINTGSNHASADTVPLLDEDHVFENMTSEIESLLAKLMIINDKMSEIPPNGAAMLHTMQRHKEILKDYKLEFNKIQNNFASRKDREDLLGSVRKEIDSYKNASGLNRRDMYLKENQHINNSDRLLNDQISIAMETRDHLVSQRQTFKKIQTRFNDLSNRFPMVNSLVQRINIRKRRDSLILGVLVGFCTFLMLLYAFN, from the exons atgGCGAAAAATAGTGATGCTGGAGATTGGgaag actTACGTAAACAAGCACGACATGTAGAGAATGAAATCGATGCTAAATTGGTGGCTTACAGTAAATTAGGAATTAATACTGGGTCTAATCATGCTAGTGCTGACACAGTCCCGTTGCTGGATGAAGATCATGTCTTTGAAAACATGACATCAGAGATTGAATCACTTCTAGCCAAA CTCATGATAATCAATGACAAGATGAGTGAAATTCCACCTAATGGTGCAGCTATGCTTCATACGATGCAGAGACACaaagaaatattgaaagactacaaacttgaattcaataagattcaaaataatttcgcCAGTAGAAAAGATCGAGAAGATTTATTGGGAAGTGTCAGAAAAGAAATTGA CAGCTACAAAAATGCTAGTGGTTTAAATCGCAGGGACATGtatttgaaagaaaatcaGCAcataaacaa CTCTGATCGATTATTAAATGATCAAATAAGTATCGCAATGGAGACTCGAGATCATTTAGTATCCCAACgacagacatttaaaaaaatccaaacacGATTTAATGATCTCAGTAATCGTTTTCCGATGGTCAATAGTCTCGTACAGAGGATAAATATACGCAAGAGACGTGATTCGTTGATCCTAGGTGTCCTCGTTGGATTCTGCACATTTTTAATGCTACTCTATGCtttcaattaa
- the LOC103578003 gene encoding tRNA (adenine(58)-N(1))-methyltransferase non-catalytic subunit TRM6, with protein sequence MDQETVSVGNYIIVQKQDYRKVCRVTRDGTFSLGKEQVEMAGVINKPYWTTFKMIGPVSTSKNGLKTITLEVAEKAETSENLHKGLASGSDNRSINDDGTSQKLSKAEIEDLREAGKSSKEIVGYLIENSSSFFSKTEYSQEKYIKKKETKYCRYLTILKPTVGLLQEIYFRQDPGRVNGLRMDTLSQVLSYCDVKSDGKYLLYDGGSCGLSAAAMLSRIGAKTQGTLINLHPGNQPNLTLVHAMNFSDEQLKRMLAVNLYTFLRLYYQGDEVILEELAKKYALSALKRRNSDHLHGENNSKKSRLASDVVDDDSTTTSEEEEKKMSDVLEAVIEAGDNNLEKTTSFNKPKWFNETKEVVDCLKASKADGLAIVAKEHPLNIVNALLPFLEVSKPFVIYHCYREPLQETYVALKSRRDVINLRLLSNFCRGYQVLPNRTHPEITTNDLGGYLLAGYLVS encoded by the coding sequence atggaTCAGGAGACAGTATCAGTGGGGAATTATATAATTGTTCAAAAGCAAGATTACCGGAAAGTGTGCAGAGTAACACGTGATGGAACATTTTCGTTGGGTAAAGAGCAGGTTGAAATGGCTGGGGTAATTAATAAGCCTTACTGGACAACATTCAAAATGATTGGACCAGTTTCAACATCTAAAAATGGTTTGAAAACGATAACTCTTGAGGTGGCGGAGAAAGCTGAGACATCGGAAAATTTACACAAGGGATTAGCGAGCGGTAGTGATAATAGATCAATCAATGACGATGGTACGTcacaaaaattatctaaagcTGAAATAGAAGATTTACGTGAAGCCGGTAAATCAAGTAAAGAAATTGTCGGGTATTTGATTGAAAACAGCAGCTCGTTCTTCTCTAAAACAGAATATTCACAGGAAAAgtatattaagaaaaaagaaacaaagTATTGTAGatatttaacaatattgaAACCGACTGTAGGATTGTTGCAGGAAATATATTTCAGACAGGATCCTGGTAGAGTTAATGGTTTGAGAATGGACACATTATCTCAAGTATTGTCTTACTGTGACGTTAAATCTGACGGCAAGTATCTGCTGTACGATGGGGGTTCCTGTGGTCTGTCTGCGGCCGCGATGCTGAGCAGGATTGGCGCTAAAACTCAAGGTACTTTGATAAATCTTCATCCCGGAAACCAGCCCAACTTGACACTTGTTCACGCTATGAATTTTTCTGATGAACAATTAAAGCGTATGCTTGCTGTTAatctttatacatttttacgGCTTTATTATCAGGGTGACGAAGTTATATTGGAAGAGTTGGCCAAGAAGTATGCGCTATCGGCACTGAAAAGACGTAATTCGGATCATCTTCATGGGGAAAACAACTCGAAGAAATCGAGATTAGCATCTGATGTTGTTGATGATGATTCGACGACGACGAGCGAAgaggaagagaaaaaaatgagtgaTGTTCTTGAAGCAGTTATTGAAGCCGGTGATAATAATCTCGAGAAGACGACGTCATTCAATAAACCCAAGTGGTTTAATGAAACGAAAGAAGTTGTTGACTGTTTGAAAGCATCGAAGGCTGATGGCTTAGCCATCGTTGCTAAGGAACATCCTCTGAATATTGTGAATGCGCTGCTACCTTTTCTTGAGGTATCAAAACCATTTGTAATATATCACTGCTATAGAGAGCCCCTTCAAGAGACTTATGTTGCTCTCAAATCCCGTAGAGATGTGATTAATTTAAGATTACTATCAAACTTTTGTCGTGGGTACCAGGTGCTGCCTAACAGGACTCATCCGGAAATAACAACAAATGATTTAGGCGGCTATTTATTAGCTGGATATTTAGTTAGCTGA
- the LOC103578031 gene encoding histone-lysine N-methyltransferase PR-Set7 → MVKGRRKRGSTVSVMTRSSALVETNGSIVSPLKKEIKLEKDQGENRKLGMGQRKKNNPLKSPVSITSYFTKTNGFNNTISNEKITEFIKTEDVLFKAEHDVKEEIDDNSPIEKLFKTDETPVAVPCQNPSTPHRINMPTIQSDDSDTRSSTESNDAKPITEVVINGHTTKDKEVRKKITGNVRGKLKYTEPIVNVNSTKSAAAKTNHKVTEYFPVRRSVRKCKKTVLEEKQRDLENKVLCQVEEGLMVKHFVGKGRGVVTTREFKKGEFVVEYIGDLIDQVAAKKREAEYAKDQNTGCYMYYFQHRNHQYCVDATAETDKLGRLVNHSRNGNLIARVIEVESTPHLVLTAKEDIPVGVEINYDYGDRSREAIQNHPWLLL, encoded by the exons atggTTAaag gacGAAGAAAACGCGGCTCGACGGTTTCTGTCATGACGCGTTCGTCGGCTTTGGTAGAAACGAACGGATCAATTGTTTCGCCgcttaaaaaagaaattaagttGGAGAAGGATCAAGGGGAGAATAGAAAGCTCGGCATGggtcaaaggaaaaaaaataacccatTGAAATCTCCTGTATCTATTACGTCATACTTTACaaag ACTAATGGATTCAATAATACAATATCAAATGAAAAGATAACGGAGTTTATTAAAACAGAAGATGTGTTATTTAAAGCTGAGCATGACGTTAAAGAAGAGATTGACGATAATTCtccaattgaaaaattatttaaaactgacG aaaCACCAGTGGCGGTACCATGTCAGAACCCATCTACACCCCATCGGATTAATATGCCGACAATCCAAAGCGACGATTCGGACACACGAAGTTCAACAGAAAGCAATGACGCTAAACCTATAACGGAAGTTGTTATCAATGGACACACAACAAAAGACAAggaagtgagaaaaaaaataacaggaaATGTACggggaaaattaaaatacacgGAACCTATTGTTAATGTTAATTCAACAAAATCAGCGGCAGCAAAAACAAATCATAAAGTAACTGAATATTTCCCTGTACGACGTAGTGTAAGGAAGTGTAAAAAGACTGTACTTGAAGAGAAGCAACGCGATCTCGAGAACAAGGTATTATGTCAGGTAGAAGAAGGTCTGATGGTCAAGCATTTTGTTGGCAAAGGACGCGGTGTCGTGACGACacgtgaatttaaaaaagggGAATTTGTTGTTGAGTATATCGGTGACTTGATTGATCAGGTCGCTGCTAAAAAACGTGAGGCTGAGTATGCTAAAGATCAAAATACTGGTTGCTATATGTATTACTTCCAGCATCGTAATCATCAGTattg tGTTGATGCCACAGCCGAGACTGACAAACTCGGCAGACTTGTAAATCATTCACGTAATGGAAATTTGATAGCCCGTGTTATTGAAGTTGAATCAACACCACACCTAGTGCTGACAGCTAAGGAAGACATTCCCGTGGgtgttgaaataaattacGATTACGGTGATCGTAGTCGTGAGGCCATTCAGAATCATCCTTGGCTTCTTCTATAA